The following coding sequences are from one Deinococcus cellulosilyticus NBRC 106333 = KACC 11606 window:
- a CDS encoding metal-dependent transcriptional regulator has translation MSRQAIRDLLTSQAEDYLKTIYQLARGGKVTTQSLADALGVTPASVSGMLRKLSDLSLVEHTPYYGAILTESGQKVALEILRHHRLLELYLTQALGFSWDEVHEEADRLEHVISEAFEARISALLGDPHFDPHGHPIPRLDGSMPEHDAEPLTDVLVDEQATISRVHDGDPEFLRYLSERGLTPGVELRMLKKDTHGGTVSIQVGEQDHVLSLTAAQKIWVLPRHHSRS, from the coding sequence ATGAGTCGGCAAGCCATTCGCGACCTCCTCACCTCGCAGGCAGAGGATTACCTGAAAACCATCTATCAACTTGCCCGGGGTGGGAAAGTCACCACGCAGAGCCTGGCAGACGCTCTGGGGGTCACCCCTGCCAGCGTCAGTGGCATGCTGAGAAAACTTTCTGACCTTTCGCTGGTGGAGCACACCCCGTATTACGGGGCCATCCTCACGGAAAGCGGCCAGAAGGTGGCCCTGGAGATCCTCCGGCACCACCGTCTGCTGGAACTGTACCTGACCCAGGCCCTGGGGTTTTCCTGGGATGAGGTGCATGAAGAGGCGGATCGTCTGGAGCACGTGATCAGTGAAGCCTTTGAAGCCAGGATCAGTGCCCTGCTGGGAGATCCCCATTTTGATCCGCACGGCCACCCCATTCCCCGTCTGGATGGCAGCATGCCTGAGCATGACGCTGAACCCCTCACCGATGTGCTGGTGGATGAACAGGCCACCATTTCAAGGGTGCATGATGGAGATCCCGAATTTCTGCGCTACCTCTCCGAACGGGGCCTGACCCCGGGAGTCGAACTGCGCATGCTCAAAAAAGACACCCATGGTGGGACAGTGAGCATTCAGGTGGGAGAACAGGACCATGTGCTTTCTCTGACTGCAGCGCAGAAGATCTGGGTCCTGCCTAGACATCATTCCAGAAGTTAG
- a CDS encoding (Fe-S)-binding protein — protein MHPKSINLESMSPALIEGADVCVQCGLCLSVCPTYQQTGEEIQSPRGRVMLYKAAAQGLTDELDVVLEAAYDCLDCRACQTICPSGVKPGELALDTRVALQEGKPANLAQKAMLEVFKYPILFDVGNLGVRLYQKSGLQKAIRGSGVLRGMARRHGGMWAKMHLFEGLIPSREVAPAIRLRTPYITQHQGEYRGTVAFFLGCVMNAVFSEASSASINVLARNGFDVILLRETTCCGAPHIEEGDFEGYRQVSLRNAKLYGTLAVDAIVTDCAACGAELKKMHKHFKDDPEFGGLTANISSKTQALSEFLKKVGLRDLPDDLDVDRQKVTYQDACHLCHAQGVCNQPRDILKQNPILDYQEMQNASDCCGSAGIYNITHTETSMKQLDRKMERIRATGASIITVENPGCMLQLDYGTREFEVAAEVKHTAILLKEAYEEADRRQTAKS, from the coding sequence ATGCATCCGAAGAGCATCAACCTGGAATCCATGAGTCCCGCCCTGATCGAGGGCGCAGATGTCTGCGTACAATGCGGGCTGTGCCTCTCTGTCTGCCCCACCTACCAGCAGACCGGTGAAGAAATTCAGAGCCCCCGTGGGCGGGTGATGCTGTACAAGGCGGCGGCCCAGGGCCTGACCGATGAACTTGATGTGGTGCTCGAAGCGGCCTACGACTGCCTGGACTGCCGGGCCTGCCAGACCATCTGCCCCTCTGGCGTGAAACCCGGAGAACTGGCCCTGGACACCAGAGTGGCCCTGCAGGAAGGCAAACCTGCCAACCTTGCCCAGAAAGCCATGCTGGAGGTCTTCAAGTATCCCATCCTCTTCGATGTGGGCAACCTCGGGGTGCGCCTGTACCAGAAATCCGGTCTGCAGAAAGCCATCCGGGGCTCTGGTGTGCTGCGTGGCATGGCCCGCAGACACGGAGGCATGTGGGCCAAAATGCACCTCTTTGAGGGCTTGATTCCTTCCCGTGAAGTGGCCCCGGCCATCCGCCTGAGAACCCCTTACATCACCCAGCATCAGGGCGAATATCGGGGAACGGTGGCTTTCTTCCTGGGGTGCGTGATGAACGCCGTTTTCAGTGAGGCCTCGAGTGCTTCCATCAATGTGCTTGCACGCAACGGCTTTGATGTGATCCTGCTCAGGGAGACCACCTGCTGCGGTGCACCCCACATTGAAGAAGGGGACTTTGAGGGCTACCGCCAGGTCTCTCTGCGCAACGCCAAACTGTATGGAACGCTGGCCGTGGATGCCATCGTCACCGACTGTGCTGCCTGTGGTGCAGAGCTCAAGAAGATGCACAAGCACTTCAAAGATGATCCTGAATTCGGGGGCCTCACTGCCAACATCAGCAGCAAAACCCAGGCCCTCAGTGAATTCCTCAAGAAAGTGGGCCTGCGTGACCTTCCAGATGATCTGGATGTGGACAGGCAGAAAGTCACCTATCAGGATGCCTGCCACCTGTGCCATGCCCAGGGCGTGTGCAACCAGCCCCGAGACATCCTCAAACAGAACCCCATTCTGGACTACCAGGAGATGCAGAATGCCAGCGACTGCTGCGGTTCTGCGGGCATTTACAACATCACCCACACCGAGACCAGCATGAAGCAACTCGACAGGAAGATGGAACGCATCCGGGCCACGGGAGCCTCCATCATCACCGTGGAGAACCCCGGATGCATGCTGCAACTGGATTACGGCACCCGCGAGTTCGAGGTCGCTGCGGAAGTCAAGCACACCGCCATTCTGCTGAAAGAAGCCTATGAAGAAGCAGACCGTCGCCAGACGGCCAAAAGCTGA
- a CDS encoding FAD-binding oxidoreductase — protein sequence MKAKTKVRELTGYLKELQDAVGDKLRVELPDRLLFRYDALLQGEVPLAVVMAETTEDVARTLKICDHHDLPVIPRGGASGLSGGVVPVKPSVVISTTRMKGLKIDREGMTATVQPGVINQELQDALKPFGLYYPPDPQSGRQATIGGNIGENAGGPMCLKKGVTGDYVLELEFVTMQGDVYRMDRSGVDLPGLLIGSEGTLAFVTEAKLRLAVLPRYTQTARAIFNTLEDAGKAVALITARGLTPAKLELMDRASINAVEDAFSLGLPREAEAVLVCDTDGNDLQEVLAEIQAVKQAFDDAGATSSQIAQNEKEAEALWKARKSISPSLGRIRPQRMNEDIVVPRSKLPVVMREIRALGDASPFPLAIFGHAGDGNLHPNIMYSKQTDSWDEVDHLAHEIARVAIKYGGVLSGEHGIGLAKKPFMLEATPRPTLEAYWAVKKTLDPKNLMNPGKVLPELASN from the coding sequence ATGAAAGCGAAAACGAAAGTTCGTGAACTGACCGGTTATCTGAAGGAACTGCAGGATGCTGTCGGAGACAAACTGCGGGTGGAACTCCCGGACCGCTTGCTCTTCCGCTACGACGCCCTGCTGCAGGGGGAAGTCCCTCTGGCCGTGGTGATGGCAGAAACCACCGAAGACGTGGCCCGCACCCTGAAAATCTGCGATCACCATGACCTGCCTGTGATTCCCAGAGGAGGGGCTTCTGGCCTCTCAGGAGGCGTGGTCCCGGTGAAACCCAGCGTGGTGATCTCCACCACCCGCATGAAAGGCCTGAAGATTGACCGGGAGGGCATGACGGCCACTGTGCAACCCGGAGTCATCAACCAGGAATTGCAGGATGCTCTGAAACCTTTTGGGCTGTACTATCCACCTGATCCCCAGTCTGGCAGGCAGGCCACCATCGGGGGGAACATTGGTGAAAATGCAGGGGGTCCCATGTGCCTGAAAAAAGGGGTCACCGGAGACTATGTTCTGGAACTGGAGTTCGTCACCATGCAGGGGGATGTGTACCGCATGGACCGCTCAGGTGTGGACCTTCCCGGTCTGCTGATTGGCTCTGAAGGCACGCTGGCCTTCGTCACCGAGGCGAAACTCCGTCTGGCCGTTCTCCCCAGGTACACCCAGACCGCCCGGGCCATTTTCAACACGCTGGAGGATGCTGGAAAAGCTGTTGCACTGATCACTGCCAGAGGCCTGACCCCTGCCAAACTGGAACTGATGGACAGAGCCAGCATCAATGCCGTGGAAGATGCTTTCAGCCTGGGGCTCCCCAGAGAAGCAGAAGCCGTCCTGGTCTGCGACACTGATGGGAACGATCTCCAGGAAGTGCTTGCCGAAATTCAGGCGGTGAAACAGGCCTTTGATGATGCAGGCGCGACTTCAAGCCAGATCGCCCAGAACGAAAAAGAAGCAGAGGCCCTGTGGAAAGCCCGCAAGAGCATCTCTCCCAGCCTGGGCCGCATTCGCCCACAGCGCATGAACGAGGACATCGTGGTTCCCCGAAGCAAACTGCCTGTGGTGATGCGTGAAATTCGTGCCCTCGGAGACGCCTCCCCTTTCCCTCTGGCGATCTTTGGACATGCAGGAGATGGCAACCTGCACCCCAACATCATGTACAGCAAGCAGACCGACTCCTGGGATGAAGTCGACCACCTTGCCCACGAAATTGCCCGGGTCGCCATCAAATATGGTGGCGTGCTCTCAGGGGAACATGGCATCGGTCTCGCCAAAAAACCCTTCATGCTGGAAGCCACCCCCAGACCCACCCTGGAAGCCTACTGGGCCGTCAAGAAGACCCTGGACCCCAAAAACCTGATGAATCCCGGAAAAGTCCTGCCGGAACTTGCCAGCAACTGA